The Streptomyces pratensis genomic interval CCCGGGCCGTCGCGGACGGACTGGGTAACCCGGAGATCGCCGAGCGGCTGTGCATCAGCGTCGCGACCGTCAAGGCACACGTAGGCAACCTGTTCGCCAAGCTGGGGGTCGACAACCGGGTGCAGATCGCACTCCTGGTACGTGACGCAGAGGAATGATCCAGCCGCGCGCAGAGGGACGTCGACGCTGCTCCGAGAGGGCGGGGCCGGGGCGCCGCTGCCGGCCGGACAGGGCTCCAAGATCCTGTGTGGCGTGGGCAGATCTGCACGGCCCTGCGGGGCCGGACGGTCTCGTCCGCGTCGGGTAGGCCCTTCAGCCCGTCGCGGACGAGCATGAGTACGTCGTTCACGCCGCGGTTCTTGATCTCGGTGACGATGTGGATCCAGTGCTTGGCGCCCTCGCCGCCGTCGCCGACCCGCACAGCCCGAGGATGCCCCGCCGGCCGTCCGACGGCGGAGCCACGCAAACGGGCCGGCCGGCCACCGTGCCGTTGCGGATCTTCACGTGGATCGCGTCGATGAAGGTCCACGGCGTCCAGAGACACGTTCTGCCACTCGGCCGTGCTCACACCACGGACGGGCACCAGTGCAACCGGAACCGGCCGTCATGCACCACACGGCATAACCGGCGAGCCGAAGGCGGCGCCCGTCGACCAAGCACCGGCTGCTCCGGGACAGCGGCTGCACCTGCCGTGCGGACTCCCCGGGCTCGATGGACCAGCGCGGTCTCCCGGACGCCGGCGGCCTGTGCGCGGGGCTCCTCCCGTTGGGGGCGCCCCGTGGCCGAGGACGTGTCGCCGTTCAGACGAAGGCCGTGGGAGCAGCCACATCCCTCCCACCGGACGCGGCACCACAAAAGCCCAGGTCACAGCCGTGCGAGGCGTACCCTGACGGCCGGAAGCCCCACGTTTGCCGCACCACCGCGAGGCGACCGCCACACGCGAAAACGCCCCCGGAAAACACGTCTCCCCAGGTCAGAACGATTCTGCCTGGGGATGCTGGGTGGGGCGGGTGGGACTCGAACCCAAACGAGTGACGCCTCTCACCTGCGACGATGCCGAGATAGCGGACATAGCCACCCGTTTCCATCCGGCTGCGTCCCCCTCGACCCTGCTCGGATGGGCATCGGTTAGGCGTTCGCAACACCGCTCCCATCTCCGCCTTAGGCAAGCACCGCCCCCGAGGAGCACAGGGAGAGTTTCGCCCTCAGTACCGTTGACCGCCTCCGCACTGCGGTGGACTTCACGAGCTACGGCCGATCGCTGCCCAATACTCACGGTTACATTCCGTGGTGGAGGCCCTCTGGGATGCCATCTGCCGCAGAAGCTGGCTAAGACGTGATCTGTCTGGCCTTCCTGCTGACCGAACGCGCGACCGCGACCGTGATCCGGTCGCGGTCAACATCACAAGCGCGCTTCTCGCTCAGCCTCGGCAACGACGCCGGCCCTGTGACCGCAGAGCCCGCGGGTCGCCCTCCACTGAGGTGGCCGGGTCAGCCCGGTCGACGCTCCCGATCAATGGACCGGGCACCGTGACCTTTCGATGCACGTCGAATCGATTGGATGCCCACGCCCCTGGTGCCAGCCTGATCTCGGCAACTGCAGGACCCGGCCGTCCGATATCAGGAGACCTCATGATCTTCGTCAACATCACCACAACCGACCTCGATCGCAGCAAGGCCTTTTACACGGCGCTCGGCTGCGCCATCAACCCGATGTTCACCGACGAGAACGCCGCGTGCGTCGTCTGGGACGGGAACACGAACTTCATGGTCCTCACTCACGGGCACTTCTCGCAGTTCACCGACAAGCAGATCGCCGACCCGCACACGGTCGCCCAGGTGCTGCTGTCATTCTCGCGCGACTCGCGGGACCACGTCGACGGGACCGTCGACGCCGGTGTCGCCGCGGGCGGCCGTGAGCCGCGCCCCGCGCAGGACCACGGGTTCATGTATGGGCGCTCCCTCGAGGACCCGGACGGCAACGTCCTCGAGTTCCTCTACATGGAGCCCCAGGCAGCCCAGCAGGGTCCGGAGGCGTACGTCGCCGAGCACGGCGCGGGACCGGACCTCGTTCCCGGGCGGTAACCCCCGCGCCGGCCACGGATGCGCTTGTCCACCGCGTCAGACCCGGTGGACAAGCGCATCGCCGAGCGGCGTGCGCGCGTGCAGCACACGCCGCCCGGCACGCCGGGACGCGATGAGCCCGGCGGCGCGCAGGGCGTCAAGGTGGTGGGATGCAGTGGAAGCCGCGATCCCGGCCTCTCCTGCGGTCTCCGTCGTCGACAGCGACTCGCCGACCGCGACGAGCACCGCGGCCCGGCTCTCCCCTAGCAGGCCCGCCAGCGCATCCGTCGAATCGGCACGATGCCACACCTCGGACACACCGAGCGCGGGGTAGAACAGCGTCGGCTGCGCAGGCGGCTCGGTGAGCACAGCGCAGTGGCGCCCGAAGAACGACGGCACGAGCACGAGGCCCTGCCCCTGGCAGTCGACGATCTCCTCGTGTCGTTCCATCCGCACGCGCACGGTGTCGGCGCTCCACTCGACACCTTCGCCGAGATCGGCCGCCATCCCGGCCAGACCTTCCGCAGTCATCCGCCGCACCCGAGAGCCGATGTCCGCATGAAGAATGCGTTCGATCTGCGCCCAGTACGGCGCGAGCGCGGCCTCCCAGAGCGCCTCGACGTGGCGCACGATCATGACGCGGATCCTCGCGGGATCGGCCGCCATCCTCTCCAGCGCGGCCCGCGCGATGCCGGCGCTGCGGACCGCGCGCTTGTGCAGATCAACCGAGATCGGCTCGAGCGGCGCCTGTCGCAGCCGCTCGATCTCATCCTCAGGCGTGAGATCCCACGACGCGGCCGACGTGAACAGATCGGGCGCGTACCCGGTTTCGCCCACGACCAGGCGCAGCAACTCGAGGGACTCCCGCGGGACATCGTCGCGAACGGCGCGCAGCCATCCCCACTGCAGCGGCTGCTCCTGCGGTCGACTGAGGGCCCGCACCGCGTGGACGATCTCGTGCCCTGGCGACACGCCGAATCGAATGGTGGAAATGTCCTTCGAAGCAAGGCGGAACTCGACATATCTCTGCAGCACGTCGAGCAGGCTACCGCCGACACGACTCAGCCGACCGAGCGCGGCCCGCTCCGTGCGCGCCACTCGCGCCGGCCTCGACCAGGCGCTCGCCGTTGCGGATGGACACGTATTGGGCGAGCTCAACCGGTTGATGCAACACGCCCCGCACGAGGCCGACGCGTTGATCAACCACCTCCGCGACGGCTTCGGGGTCAAGCCCGTCGGTTGGGAACTGAACCTGTCGGTCTCCGCCTGCAACGCCCGCTGCCGGCGTCCGAAGTCCGCACGTCGGCGGCGCGCGACGACCACCTCGTCGCGGAGATCCGCCCCATCCACGAACACCTCGAAGCCGTCGACCGCGTCCGTCGGCTCCGTCGCCGACAGCTATGACGGCGCGATGGGCGAGGCCCTCAACGGCTCCTTCAAAGCCGAGCTGATCGACCACCACGGCCCGTGGCGCGACGCTGACCATGTCGAACGCGCAGTCGTCCAGTGGATCGGCCGGTACGACACCGAACGCCTGCACTCCGCCCTCGGCTACCTCCCACCCGAAGAAATCGAGGCCCGACGCCACCAATCCCGGACGACCACGAACATCGCCTGAAACCACGAAAACCCCGGCCGCTACGAAACTCAGGGCAGCTCAGTCAGGCGCGCACGTCTCGTTGCTGCACTTCCTTCAGGACCGCCCCCACCGTGGCGAAGTCGTTGTCCACGTGAAGCACCGTGTGACCGTGATGGACCGCCGTCGCACACACCAGGAGGTCGATGGCTCCGGCGGCACGGTGCTGCCCTCGCTGGGTGAGCTTGTACTGCGCGGCGTCGACCCAGCGCCACGCACTCTTGGGAACCGTGGCGAGATGGCAGAGGTCATCCAGCTCCTCGGCCAACTCGTCCCGATGAGCCGGGCTTGTGGCCGAGTAGAGGAACTCCGCCCTCGTGGGCTCGCAGATATGGAACACACCCGCAGCGATGTGCCCCTCCCAGGGACGCAATGCCCCCGGTGTACGAAAGAGGTGCCAGAGGGCGGACGTGTCGAGGAGGTATGTGATCACTCGAAGGCTGCCCGCCGGGCCTGCTTGGCCGCCGCATGCGCCGCAGCCGCAGCCTCGAACTCGCCCCGCTCACCTCGCGCGGCCAGCTTCTCGGCGGCCTCCAGTCGCTTGATGCGCGCCACGTAGTCCCGCAGAGCCCCGTTGACCGTCTCCTTCTTCGTCGAGACACCCATGAGACGCATCGCCTCAGCCAGCGCCTCGTCATCGAGATCGACCTGGGTCACAGACATATCAGCCACCCCTCACCCTGAGTCCATGATGTACATAACTACGATACATCACCAACATTCGCGGCGGCAGATCATCGAGCACGAGACGGAGAGGACCCGCCCCGGGCCTCCGAGCCGGCGGCCACGAGCCACATACCGAGCGGATGATGTCGATGCGGTGAGGCAGGGCGGCTGCCTCAGCAGCCGTGGGGAGCCTTCACCACGCACCCCATCGAAGACTCGAACAAAACCCCAGGTCACAGACCTCTTGACCCTCACAGGGGACACAAAACGGCACACGTTCGCCACACCGATTCGGGACACCCAATCCCGCGAAAACCGCGTTTCCGCAGGTCAGAACGTTTCCTCGGGGTGACTACTGGTGGGGCGGGTGGGACTCGAACCCATCCAAGTGACGCCTCTCACCTGCAACGATGCCGAAACAACGGACAAAGTGCCCCGTTTCCGTCCGCCTGGATCCTGCTCGATCCGACTGCAACGGGAACCGTGCGGCGTTCGCCGCACCACCGCCTCACGCAAGAGCTGCCGCAGAGGAGCCCGGGGGAACGATCGCTCTTGCCATCGCCGGATCTTCGTGATCTTGGAATTTCGGCCTACCGCCCCTCACCTTCGCGCAGCTACTTTCCGTAGCGAGCAACTCCCATCTTCGCTGACACGGAAAACGCTGAGAGGCACAAGCTACGGCTCGGTCGTCGGTCGGGACGGAGCGGTAGGCGGATCCAGCACCACGCTGGGCCAGCGTGATGCCCGGTCAGACGATGGCGTCGCCGAGGTCGCGTTCGAGCGCGGCTTTCGGCTTGGCGCCGACGATGGTCTTGGCGACATCGCCGTTGACGTAGAGGTTCATCGTCGGGATCGACATGACACCGTACTTGGCGGCCGTGGCCGGGTTCTCGTCGATGTTGAGCTTGACGATTTCGATCTTCTCGCCGCGCTCGGCCGCGATCGCTTCCAGGGACGGCGCAAGCTGGCGGCAGGGTCCGCACCAAGCCGCACAGAACTCGACAAGGACGGGCTTGTCGCTCTTGAGGACGTCCGCTTCGAAGGAATCGTCGGTCACGTTCTTGAGGGCCATCGGAGCCTCCTTGCCTATCGGGTCAGTCAGACAGTGGCCGCAGCCAGGGCCGGCTCGGCGGTCTTCTCGGCGTCGGCGAGGGCAGCAAGGTAGCGCTCGGCGTCCAGGGCTGCCGCGCAGCCGGAACCGGCAGCGGTGATGGCCTGACGGTAGGTGTGGTCGACGACATCGCCCGCGCCGAAGACGCCGGGGATGTTCGTGCGGGTAGAGGGAGACTCGACCTTGAGGTAGCCCTCGGCGTCCAGCTCCAACTGACCCTGGAAGAGTTCGGTGCGCGGGTCGTGGCCGATCGCGATGAACAAGCCCGTCGCATCCAGGTCCCGGGTCTTGCCGGTGAAGGTGTCGCGGAGCACGACCCCGGCAAGCATGCCGTTCTCTTCCTTGATCTCGGCGATCTCATTAT includes:
- a CDS encoding VOC family protein, translating into MIFVNITTTDLDRSKAFYTALGCAINPMFTDENAACVVWDGNTNFMVLTHGHFSQFTDKQIADPHTVAQVLLSFSRDSRDHVDGTVDAGVAAGGREPRPAQDHGFMYGRSLEDPDGNVLEFLYMEPQAAQQGPEAYVAEHGAGPDLVPGR
- a CDS encoding ArsR/SmtB family transcription factor gives rise to the protein MLQRYVEFRLASKDISTIRFGVSPGHEIVHAVRALSRPQEQPLQWGWLRAVRDDVPRESLELLRLVVGETGYAPDLFTSAASWDLTPEDEIERLRQAPLEPISVDLHKRAVRSAGIARAALERMAADPARIRVMIVRHVEALWEAALAPYWAQIERILHADIGSRVRRMTAEGLAGMAADLGEGVEWSADTVRVRMERHEEIVDCQGQGLVLVPSFFGRHCAVLTEPPAQPTLFYPALGVSEVWHRADSTDALAGLLGESRAAVLVAVGESLSTTETAGEAGIAASTASHHLDALRAAGLIASRRAGRRVLHARTPLGDALVHRV
- a CDS encoding integrase core domain-containing protein gives rise to the protein MGELNRLMQHAPHEADALINHLRDGFGVKPVGWELNLSVSACNARCRRPKSARRRRATTTSSRRSAPSTNTSKPSTASVGSVADSYDGAMGEALNGSFKAELIDHHGPWRDADHVERAVVQWIGRYDTERLHSALGYLPPEEIEARRHQSRTTTNIA
- a CDS encoding PIN domain nuclease, translated to MITYLLDTSALWHLFRTPGALRPWEGHIAAGVFHICEPTRAEFLYSATSPAHRDELAEELDDLCHLATVPKSAWRWVDAAQYKLTQRGQHRAAGAIDLLVCATAVHHGHTVLHVDNDFATVGAVLKEVQQRDVRA
- a CDS encoding type II toxin-antitoxin system VapB family antitoxin; this encodes MSVTQVDLDDEALAEAMRLMGVSTKKETVNGALRDYVARIKRLEAAEKLAARGERGEFEAAAAAHAAAKQARRAAFE
- the trxA gene encoding thioredoxin, translating into MALKNVTDDSFEADVLKSDKPVLVEFCAAWCGPCRQLAPSLEAIAAERGEKIEIVKLNIDENPATAAKYGVMSIPTMNLYVNGDVAKTIVGAKPKAALERDLGDAIV